The proteins below are encoded in one region of Chloroflexota bacterium:
- a CDS encoding recombinase — protein RDLSPSTVAGYLADLRQFSRWFEQTNGEALTPAAVTPTDVREYRGWLQWRGLKAATVNRKLNALRAWLEWAQGEGLIEANPVAGVKMVRSVKAAPRWLDRRERYALQRAAERVLQTARAAGGKRWVNHTRDALLVLFLLHTGLRVGEVVALTEDDLTLRPRSGQVLVRRGKGNKQRVVPLNAEARKAVKRWLETRGETGITAAALWSVGKGLTARTVQRAVERVAHEAKLDGVTPHVLRHTFAKSLIDAGAGLQEVAELLGHGDLNTTRRYVQPDGRDLTRAVEALVG, from the coding sequence CCGCGACCTGTCCCCCTCGACCGTGGCGGGCTACCTGGCCGACCTACGCCAGTTTTCCCGCTGGTTCGAGCAGACCAACGGCGAGGCGCTGACGCCTGCGGCGGTGACGCCCACGGATGTGCGGGAATACCGCGGCTGGCTGCAATGGCGGGGGCTGAAAGCCGCCACGGTGAACCGCAAACTCAACGCGCTGCGGGCGTGGCTGGAATGGGCGCAAGGGGAAGGGCTGATAGAGGCCAACCCTGTGGCAGGGGTGAAGATGGTGCGGTCTGTGAAAGCAGCCCCCCGCTGGCTGGACAGGCGAGAGCGGTATGCGTTGCAGCGGGCGGCGGAGCGGGTTTTGCAAACCGCGCGCGCCGCCGGAGGGAAGCGGTGGGTGAACCACACCCGCGACGCCCTGCTGGTGCTGTTCCTGCTGCACACGGGACTGCGGGTGGGGGAGGTAGTGGCGTTGACCGAAGACGACCTGACCCTCCGCCCGCGAAGCGGGCAGGTCTTGGTGCGCCGCGGCAAGGGGAACAAGCAGCGGGTGGTGCCCCTGAACGCGGAAGCGCGCAAGGCGGTGAAGCGGTGGCTGGAAACCCGTGGGGAGACGGGGATTACTGCCGCCGCGTTGTGGTCGGTGGGCAAAGGGCTGACGGCGCGCACGGTGCAGCGTGCAGTGGAGCGCGTGGCGCATGAGGCGAAACTGGACGGCGTGACGCCCCATGTCCTGCGGCACACCTTTGCCAAGAGCCTGATAGACGCCGGGGCGGGGTTGCAGGAAGTGGCCGAATTGTTAGGCCACGGCGACCTGAACACCACGCGGCGGTACGTGCAACCCGACGGCCGCGACCTGACGCGGGCCGTCGAAGCCCTGGTGGGCTAA